In the Candidatus Roizmanbacteria bacterium genome, TCGTAGTCAGTTGACCAACCCGGTTTCCAACCAGCGCCAATTACCACCGACTCGTGCCAGTCCACCAACTTACGTTCGTAGTCGTCTATGATTCTCGGGTGAGCGATGTCCTGAAAAATCGTTCTTAGAAGATGAGCATTAAGTCTCGTTGCATGTATACCAAGCCAGTCAAGATCCTCATGAGTCAAGGATCCTATTACCATCTTCCCTGCATCGCGATAGGTTCTTGCAAGTCTTCCACCACCAGATACGAGAAAAAAACGTCGCCCTTTTTTTACATGCTCACGAATGCAGTGATTAAGATTCTGAAGAAATGGAATATTTATGCCTCCGTTTGGAACGATTAGACTACCGCCGACGGAAAGCACTATTAACTTATTGTCCTCAGCCATGATGATGTATTGTACGAAATTACCGATTATTTAACAATTAAAAGATCTCTGTTCCAAGGCCGAAAATTCGAGAAGCTACCTGAACGATCAAGTACGCCACTGCAAGAAGAATGACTCCAATGATACCGGATGTTATTTTTGCCTTAGCTGTTTTGATCTTCTCCGGAGCGCCTCTTGAAAGGATTAGATCAAATCCACCCCAGATAAAAACAAATAGAAGAATTACCAAAGAAAGACCGTATGCGAACGGCATAACCTGATTAACTACATCGGCAGGTGTTTGGATCGCGGTGCCATTAAACTGTTTGGCTGGTCCACAAATTTGCGGACCGTTCTCCCCTATAGTTACACACTGAGCAAGTAAAACTCCAATCATCGTTGTATTCTCAAAATTAATTTCAACACTACAATCATACCACCATTTAGTAGGAGCGAGAAGATGAGAAAGGAATTAACGACAGAAAAAAACTGGGACATCAAGTTCACATCAAAAATGACAAGAAAAGATTTAACATCAATCTTTAACACGAAGAGCACTACGCCGATGACAACTATTATTGGTATTACATATACGAGATCGATGAGATCCTGTTTAGAAGAAAACATAGTAGATGAGATAGTAAAAACAATGTAGGAAAAAAGTGCTCCACTCCAGTAGTTTATATAGAGAAGTTTGAACGCATCGATAAGCCAAAACGCAAAAAGAGCGGCAAAAAAAGGTGCAATACCAACCATCAATCCTCTTACGACGTCTCTCTTTTCGTACGTGACCGTTCCCAGTTTAAGAGTATTGCCTCTGACTTTTGGAATGAGAGTTATATCTCTTACCTTTAAATTCAAAATCATCGCCATCACCAGATGAGACATCTCGTGTATCGCGGTTCCTGGGAAATATAAAAGCGCAATCATTCTGTACGCCGCCTGTGGATGCTTGAGAAATCGCGAAAAAAAATAAAAGCAGGTATGAATCGTTTTGCGAGATAAAAAGAAAAGCGCCACACAAAGAATTAGAAATAATAGTACCTGGGTCATTGAGTAATGATAGCACTTGGAGAGGCTAGTGGAGTTAGCGTTGCTGACGGAGTTGAGGTTGGACTAATCATGGCGGGTGGGGTCGCAACCGTTGA is a window encoding:
- a CDS encoding UMP kinase — its product is MAEDNKLIVLSVGGSLIVPNGGINIPFLQNLNHCIREHVKKGRRFFLVSGGGRLARTYRDAGKMVIGSLTHEDLDWLGIHATRLNAHLLRTIFQDIAHPRIIDDYERKLVDWHESVVIGAGWKPGWSTDYDAVVLARDYGANLIINMSNVDYVYDGDPNINVDAKPIKNITWTDFEKLVPTEWSPGINVPFDPVAARLAKKHEITVVIANGEKFDNLNKIIEGDSSFTGTTITPSV
- a CDS encoding M50 family metallopeptidase: MTQVLLFLILCVALFFLSRKTIHTCFYFFSRFLKHPQAAYRMIALLYFPGTAIHEMSHLVMAMILNLKVRDITLIPKVRGNTLKLGTVTYEKRDVVRGLMVGIAPFFAALFAFWLIDAFKLLYINYWSGALFSYIVFTISSTMFSSKQDLIDLVYVIPIIVVIGVVLFVLKIDVKSFLVIFDVNLMSQFFSVVNSFLIFSLLLNGGMIVVLKLILRIQR